DNA from Fibrobacter sp.:
CGGAGAAAGCCCGTTTTTCCCGTTGGAAAGCGCGCACGACGTGCACGAACTTCTCGCCAAGACCGAAAGTTTCGGCCCCGCATGGGACGAAGTTTTGGCCCGCATCAAATCGCGTATCGGTGATGCAAGCGATTTTTCCGCGAGCGCTCTCCCCGAAGGCGAAGACCGTTTTTCGGAAACCGAGAGCGAGCGGCTCCTCGCCTACCTCATCTACCGGCACTATGCCAAATGCCTTTTCGAAGGGCGCGAGCAGGGCAAGCTTTACTTCGCTTTGTTCTTCTGGAACGTGGCGCGGCTCTTCACGAGGGAACTCGGAGGCAAGATAAACGCCATCAAAATGCTTTCCAGGCAGCTGGAATACTGCGAAGACAACATGGTTTTGATAGAATCGATGCTAGAAAAGCTTATTATCGAATATCAAAATAAATTATAATTCCTCCTAAAATCATCAATTACAAGTCCTTTCAAAAGGAGACCGAAATGAAAAAGAAAATGCTCCTAGCAATGGCTACAGCCCTCGCATTCTTCGGATGCGCCCAAATCGACGAAACGGAGCGCGGCGTGGTGCTCGAATTCGGAAAGGTCGACGAAGTCATCGGCCCGGGCCTCACCATATACAACTGTTTTTTCAAGGAAATCAAGCGCATCTCGGTAAAGACAGAACTCGAGACTGGCCGCATCGAAGCGGGATCCAAGGACCTGCAGACCGTCTACGTGGGCACGAACGTGAACTACCATGTGGACGAAACGCATGTCGCCGATGTCTACTCGCAGTACGGCACCGCCTACGTGACCACCATCCTGCAGCCGAAAATCAAGGAGACCATCACGGGAATCACCCCGCAGTACGCCCCCGAAGAAATGCTCCAGAAGCGCGAAGAAATCCGCAGCCGCATGGAAAAGGCCCTCAAGTCCAAACTCGATTCCGCAAATGCGCATATCGTGATTGACGGCTTCACGATTACGGAATTCCAGTTCAGCCGCGCCTTCAACGAAGCCATCGAAGCCAAGCAGGTGCAGGAACAGGAAGCCCTCAAGGAAAAGAACATCAAAATCAAGATGGATTACCAGAACGAGCAGCGCGTCGCAAAGGCCAAGGCGGACTCCGCAGTCATCGCCCTCCAGATGGAAGCCCTCAAAAAGCAGAACGGCAAAGAATATTTAATGCTCAAATGGATAGAAAAATGGGATGGAAGGCTCCCGCAAGTGAACGCTAATGACAAAATAATCCCCATGATCAACATGCAATAAAATAAGTTATATTTAAAGAAACCCTCCAAAAAGGATTCCATATGCATATATCGTTCATCGCGTTCATCATCCTCGCCATTGTCGTCGTCGCAATCGCCGCATACCGCATGGGCGTGCATGTCGCCAAGGCCACCAAGCAGGCATCCCCCGAAGCCCAAAACAAAATCCCCTACGAAAAATGCCTCGAAAAGAACAAAAAGGCGTTCAAGTACGGGACCTTCACCGACGCCCGTGACGGGGAAACCTACCAGACCGTCAAAATCGGCGACCAGGTCTGGATGGCAGAAAACCTCCGCTTCAAGGCAGAAGGCAGTTTCGCCCCGAACAACGAAGAATCCAACGTGAAGAAGTTCGGACGCCTCTACACGTGGACTTCCGCACTGGACATCCCCGCAGATTTCGCCAACGAGTCTCCGGCCAAGGACCTCGCGATGTACGAAAAGATGAAGGACAAGAACTTCCAGGGCATCGCACCGGAAGGCTGGCACATCCCGAGCAACAAGGAATGGGAACAGCTCATGGAAAATATCGACGCCAAGTCGGACGGAAGCGAACTGCGCAGCGTATGCATCTGGCAGAAGCCCGGCAAGGACACGCTCGGGTTCTTCGCCCTCCCCGCCGGCTACCGTTTCGACAACGGCACATTCCACCACTTCGGCAAGCGCGCCCGCTTCTGGAGCAAGGAAGAATACGGGAAATCCAACGCCTACCGCATGAGCATCTCGGAAAATTCCACCGACATCGAAGGCATCTACAGGTCCGACGCCCTCTCCGTGCGCTGCGTGAAGAACTCCTAGCCACGGCGCATTCGGTTAGAAAAATTTCAGCCCCGTCACTGCGACGGGGCTTCTTTTTTGCGGCAAGGTTCCTTTTTTGCGGAATTCCGAACCGGCTATCAGGAAATCTTACGGAGGGTGAACATGACGGATGCGGCCTTGCCCTGTTCATCCCTGTCGACAAGCACGAACGAAATCTGGCATTTCCCGTGGAGGGTTCCCATGCATTCCGTACAAATCATGCCGTCTTTTTCAAGGCGTTCCGAGAGCGTAGCCAAATCCAGGAACTTCAACACCCTGTCAGTATCCTCTTTCTCGACAAGCGAGAAAACCACACGCTCCATGGTCGCAGCGAGACCGTCCCCGCGCAAAAGATCGGCGATAAAACGGTCGCTCTGCACGACTTCGTAGGTCCGGTGCTTCAAATCGAACACGTATACGCCCTGGTACAGCGATGTCAACGCATGCGCGACATTCGACTTATGGACGCCATCGCGCTCCTTCTCGTCGAGTACCAGGTTGCTGTTATAGATTTCCTTAAAATGGTTCGATATGCGGTTGCACAGGTAGTAACCCGCCACGCCGATAGCAATGGACTCTATCGTATAACCGCTCATGACCGTGAGGAACCAATCCAGCGGACCTTTCACATCGGTACGGACGACGAACCGAAAATCGCTCACCATGATGTTCGAAAACAGAATCATCATGTAGTTCATCACTACGCTGATGACGTAGATAAACTTTTCGCAATAGAAAAGGCTCACCATAGGCACAAGGGCATAGGTAATATAGACCCCGACCTTCGCCTTGCACATGAACGTGAGCACGAGCATAAAACCGATAAGCCCCCAGAAAACGGTTATCATGCTCAGCGGGCAATAGCGGTTCAATAATTTCTGTCCAAGCGAAAGGAGAATCAAAGCCAGCGATATGCCGGCGCAAGCCTGGTATGTCACATCGCAATACCCTAGAAAATGATCCAGGGCTATGGCAGGACCAGCGAACGCGCAGAAGAAAAGAATCCGAGACGTGGATTCATTCATGGAACGGCGGTTCCTGAGGATAAAATCCTGATAACGGCTTATGCAGTCATTATTTTCTTTCATGAGGGGACCCAAAAAACACTTCCAACAGATAAAATAATAAAAGTTGCAGCCAATCGCTCAGTTGCAACTTTTATGTAAGATTTTTGTTACAGAAGAGCGGTTTCTACGCCATTTTTGGAACCCAGCTACCCGCCTTGGCGCTGCTGCGCAGCGCTAAGCGGGATGGCTCGGTCATGCCGGAACGCAAGCATCCCGGCGCAACACTCGCCAACCAACCCTTTCGACGCTCCGAAAGAGCGCTAACGTCCCTTCTTCATCTGCTTCAGGAGGGCGCTCATCTTCTGAGGCTGGGCCACCACGTTCTTCTTGGGAGCAAAACCCGGGCGTTCCTTGCCCGCAATCTTGTTCTTGAGATCTGCGATGGTAGCGTGGCCCTGGATGCCGCCTTGCGGGCGTCCGCCGCGATTGTTATCGCGGCCGCGGCCACCGAAGTTTCCGCCGCGGGGTCCGCCGACACGCTGGCCGCGCGGGCCACTTACGCCTGCACCTGCCACACCGTCGGTAGATTCCTGCTTCATCGAGAGGCTGATGCGCTTCTGGTTCGCATCGACAGCGACCACGCGCACCTTCACCACGTCGCCCACAGTGAGGACTTCCTTGGCGTCGGTCACGTACTTGTCGCTGATCTCGGAAATATGAACGAGGCCGTCCTGGTGGACACCGATGTCCACGAACGCACCGAAGTTCGCCACGTTGGTGACGACACCTTCCATCCAGCTGCCCGTAACGAGGTCGTTGATGGTCTTGATGCGGTCATCGAACTTCGCGTAACGGAATTCCTTACGCGGGTCGCGGCTCGGCTTCTGGAGTTCCTTCATGATGTCTTCCAAAGTGGCCTTACCCACTTCGTCGGAGAGGAACTCGTCCACCTTGATAGCCTTCACCGCTTCGGCATTGCCCACGATTTCCTTCACGGGAACGCCGACCTTCTCGGCCATCTTCTCGACAAGCGCGTAGTTTTCGGGGTGAACCGCGGAATCGTCCAGCGGGTTTTCAGCACCCGGAATGCGCATGAAGCCCGCAGCCTGTTCGAAGGCCTTCGGACCGAAGCCCTTCACCTTCTTCAGGTCTTCGCGGCTAGCAAACGCGCCGTTGTCTTCGCGGTACTTCACGATGGCTTCGGAGAGCGTGTTGCTGAGACCCGCCACATGGGCAAGGAGCGGAGCGGATGCGCTGTTCACGTCGACACCGACCATGTTCACGCAGCTTTCCACCACTTCGTCGAGGCGCTTCTTGAGTTCGCGCTGGTTCACGTCGTGCTGGTACTGACCCACGCCGATGGACTGCGGATCCACCTTCACGAGTTCGGCCAGCGGGTCCTGCAGGCGGCGGCCAATCGAAATCGCGCCGCGGGTCGTCACGTCTTCCTTCGGGAATTCCTGGATGGCGATCATGCTCGCGCTGTAAACAGAGGCGCCGGCTTCGCTCACGATAACGCGCGGCGGAACCTTGCCCTTGAACTTGAGAGCCATTTCGCCACAGAAGGCGTCGGTCTCGCGGCTTGCGGTACCGTTGCCGATGGCGATGAGGTCAATCTTGTACTTGTCGATGAGCTGCATCAGGTACACCGCCGCACCAGCCTTGTCGTTGTGCGGCTCGTGCGGCTTGATGATGCCATGGTCGAGGAACTTGCCGTTCTCGTCGAGCACAGCCACCTTGCAGCCAGTACGGAAACCCGGGTCGAGCGCAAGCACGGACTTGTGGCCCGCAGGAGCAGCGAGCAGAACGTCTTGCAGGTTCTTGCTGAACACCTTGAATGCTTCTTCTTCGGCGTTGTCCTTCAACAGGAGGCGCACTTCGCTTTCCATGCTCGGCTGCAACAGGCGTTCCCAGGCGTCCTGGCACATGGCTTCCAGGTACGGAGTCCAGGTCGATTCGCCCTTGATAATCTGGGTCTTGAGGTAGCCGACCATCTCTTCTGTCGGGACTTCGATGGTGAGACGGAGCACCTTCTCCTTCTCGCCGCGGCGGAGAGCCAGCATGCGGTGACTCGGGATCTTGCTGACCGGTTCGCTGAAGTCGTAGTAATCCTTGAACTTCGTTTCCTGCTTTTCGAAATCCTTCTTGACCTTCGAAATCATCACGCCCGTCTTCTCCATCTTCGCACGGAGGTACTGGCGGAATTCCGTATTGTCGGCCACTTCTTCGGCCAAGATGTCGGCGGCACCCTTGAGCGCAGCCTTCGGGTCGGCGAGGCCCTTCTCCTCGGAGAGGTAGATGCGAGCGATTTCTTCGGCGGTGTTGCCGGTATTTTCCTGTGCCCACATCAGTCGGGCCAGCGGTTCAAGACCGAGTTCCTTCGCGATGGTCGCGCGGGTACGCTTCTTGGGCTTGAACGGAGCGTAAATGTCTTCGAGGAGAGTCTTGTCCTTGCAGGCCTCGATCTGAGCCTTGAGCTCGGGAGTGAGCTTGCCCTGTTCCTCGATGCTCTTGAGCACCGTTTCCTTGCGGTCGGTAAGTTCCTGCAGGTAGTCACGACGGTGACTGATGTCGCGCAGTTCGATTTCGTTCAGCGTTCCCGTCTGGTCCTTGCGGTAGCGGGCGATGAAGGGAATCGTACCCCCCTGGTCCATGAGTTCGAGCGCCTTGGCGACGCGCCATGTTTCGAGTTTCAGTTCTTCGGCAATAACTGCGGAAAAATCCATTTGATATACCTACTTGTAGATTTTATAGGGTCATAAATGCCCTGGGTTGACCTGCCGCAATATAG
Protein-coding regions in this window:
- a CDS encoding prohibitin family protein codes for the protein MKKKMLLAMATALAFFGCAQIDETERGVVLEFGKVDEVIGPGLTIYNCFFKEIKRISVKTELETGRIEAGSKDLQTVYVGTNVNYHVDETHVADVYSQYGTAYVTTILQPKIKETITGITPQYAPEEMLQKREEIRSRMEKALKSKLDSANAHIVIDGFTITEFQFSRAFNEAIEAKQVQEQEALKEKNIKIKMDYQNEQRVAKAKADSAVIALQMEALKKQNGKEYLMLKWIEKWDGRLPQVNANDKIIPMINMQ
- a CDS encoding fibrobacter succinogenes major paralogous domain-containing protein → MHISFIAFIILAIVVVAIAAYRMGVHVAKATKQASPEAQNKIPYEKCLEKNKKAFKYGTFTDARDGETYQTVKIGDQVWMAENLRFKAEGSFAPNNEESNVKKFGRLYTWTSALDIPADFANESPAKDLAMYEKMKDKNFQGIAPEGWHIPSNKEWEQLMENIDAKSDGSELRSVCIWQKPGKDTLGFFALPAGYRFDNGTFHHFGKRARFWSKEEYGKSNAYRMSISENSTDIEGIYRSDALSVRCVKNS
- a CDS encoding Tex family protein, whose protein sequence is MDFSAVIAEELKLETWRVAKALELMDQGGTIPFIARYRKDQTGTLNEIELRDISHRRDYLQELTDRKETVLKSIEEQGKLTPELKAQIEACKDKTLLEDIYAPFKPKKRTRATIAKELGLEPLARLMWAQENTGNTAEEIARIYLSEEKGLADPKAALKGAADILAEEVADNTEFRQYLRAKMEKTGVMISKVKKDFEKQETKFKDYYDFSEPVSKIPSHRMLALRRGEKEKVLRLTIEVPTEEMVGYLKTQIIKGESTWTPYLEAMCQDAWERLLQPSMESEVRLLLKDNAEEEAFKVFSKNLQDVLLAAPAGHKSVLALDPGFRTGCKVAVLDENGKFLDHGIIKPHEPHNDKAGAAVYLMQLIDKYKIDLIAIGNGTASRETDAFCGEMALKFKGKVPPRVIVSEAGASVYSASMIAIQEFPKEDVTTRGAISIGRRLQDPLAELVKVDPQSIGVGQYQHDVNQRELKKRLDEVVESCVNMVGVDVNSASAPLLAHVAGLSNTLSEAIVKYREDNGAFASREDLKKVKGFGPKAFEQAAGFMRIPGAENPLDDSAVHPENYALVEKMAEKVGVPVKEIVGNAEAVKAIKVDEFLSDEVGKATLEDIMKELQKPSRDPRKEFRYAKFDDRIKTINDLVTGSWMEGVVTNVANFGAFVDIGVHQDGLVHISEISDKYVTDAKEVLTVGDVVKVRVVAVDANQKRISLSMKQESTDGVAGAGVSGPRGQRVGGPRGGNFGGRGRDNNRGGRPQGGIQGHATIADLKNKIAGKERPGFAPKKNVVAQPQKMSALLKQMKKGR